The genomic interval TCGCCCGAATCAGATTCAAACGTCAGTACACCAAGGCGCCAAGCGTCTGACATCACGTTTCCACTTGATTTTACTCAACAGCAAGATCAATTCAGCCGCGATTTAATTAAGCAAGCCTTGGCATTTTATCAATACCATCAAAAGCACACCGCACAAGGATTGAATTTAAGCTATGATCAATTAAGAGGTTTAATGAAAAAATATGACATTCATCGAAAAATAAACACTCGTGGGTAAAAAACCTCTATTCATTGACTTTAGACGATTTGTCGTTATACATAGTAAAAATCAATAAGCCTTTACTGTCAGAACAAGGCTTTACCTTGGTCACAGTTCAAAAGCATGTTAGATTATTCACTTATTTGTGAACGCATACGCCACAGACAGACATCACGCAATGAAAACATATATTCGCTTCACTCTTGGTTTATTGGGCGTTGGATTTTTAAGCGCTTGTGACGCCTCACCGCAAGTGGAACAAATTCGACAAAGCGGCTTTGTCTATTGTGGCCAAGCGGCGCCCAGTACATTTAACCCTCAGTTAGTCGACAGCGGGATCACCGCAGAAGCCCTGAGTCCGCAAATTTACGATCGGCTTGTCACCCTAAACCCGGTGACTCATCGGCCAGAGCCCAGTTTGGCTCGCGATTGGCAAATCAGTAACAATGGAAAGACCTATACGTTTTATTTGCGTCGTGATGTGCAATTTCAAACGACCGATTGGTTCACCCCGAATCGCCCGCTAAGAGCGCAAGACGTGGTCTTTAGTTTTCAACGCATCTTAAATCACGACAATGATTATCACGAGGTCAATGGTGGTCATTATCCTTGGTTCACTGGCATTGATTTTCAAAATATCGTCCACTCTGTGACCGCTCTCGATGCACACACGGTTCAGTTTGAGCTCAATAATGCCAATTATGCTTTCCTGTCTGACATTGCCACCAGTCACGCGGTGATCTTATCGCAAGAGTACGCCCAACAATTAGCAGCGCGCGATGAAAAAAATCACATAGACCGATTTCCGGTCGGTACCGGCCCTTTTTACCTTGAGCACTACAAAACTGGCGATTGGATTCGCCTCAAGCGCAATGAGGCCTATTGGGGCGAAAAAGCCAAAATGAAGCAAGTGGTGTTTGACGTATCCAAGCGTGGCACCGGCACGCTTGCCAAATTGCTGCGTCAAGAATGTGACGTGCTCAATTCTCCGATATCCAGTCAAATTCCAATCATTGAGGACAATGAAAAATTACAGTTAACGGCCACCCCGGCGATGAACGTGGCCTTTGTGGCCATCAACACCCAAAGAGCCGTGGTGAATAACCCGCGAGTTCGCCATGCCCTCAACTTAGCGATCAACCGACAAAACATTCTCGATTCGGTCTATTACGGTCGAGGGGTACGCGCGGATACATTATTGCCTCCCTCTTCTTGGGCTTATCGCCGCGATTCCATCACCATTCGCTATGACCGCAATTACGCTTTAGCTCTATTGCGCGATGCCAACGTTAAAGCAGGAACACAGCTGACCATGTTTGTGCCTCTTGAGCCAAGAGCTTACAACCCCAGTCCAAGAAAAACCGCTGAGCTTATTAAGTCAAATTTAGCGGATATTGGTATCGCTCTCGACATCATTACCGACAAGGAAATGCAAAAGCCGAGTCGTGAGCAACTCAGTCATATTGACTTATTGCTCACCGGCTGGATTGGCGATTCTGGTGAGCCAGACAACTTTTTAAGGCCTTTGCTGTCCTGTGAGGGAAAAATTGCAGGGATTAACATTTCACATTGGTGCAATGAAGACTTTGATGTACTCCTTGACCTTGCCCTTGAAACTGAGCGCTTTCGCTACCGACGAAATATTTACTTTCAAGCACAAAATATCATGAACCAAGATTTTCCTGTGATCCCGTTGGCCCATGGCATGCAATATCGCGTCAGTGACACCTCGTTACAGGGGTTTATTAATAGTCCTTTTAACGCGCAGCCCTTCAACCTAGTTGAGAGGGTACACTGATGTTTTTGTATACCCTACGCCGAATTAATTTATTCATCATTACCCTGTTGATTTTGACCCTGGTCGGCTATTCACTCTTGCGATTAGACACCGATTCAGCGTGGGCACATGCCGATTTTTTTTCCGGCTGGTATCGTTACCTTCTTGAGCTGATTCAGTTTAATTTTGGTACCAATCAACAAGGTTTACCGATCAGTGAAGAGCTCAAAATCGTTTTTCCCGCTACACTAGAACTGTGTGTAACCGCATTTTTTGTCAGCCTCTTGATCGGACTCCCAGCGGGAGTATTAGCGGGAATGAAACCCGGCAAATGGCAAGATACGGTCATTTCTTTTTTATCGATGGCCGGCTCATCTGCCCCCATTTTTTGGATTGCCATGCTACTGATCATGACTTTTTCACTCCACCTGGCATTTTTTCCTGTCTCTGGTCGCTATAACCTACTTTACGAGATCCCCAACGTGACTGGGTTTGCCAGTATTGATGCCCTGCTCTCGGACAGTGCCTATCGCATGGCCGCGTTTTACAGCGTGCTGCGTCATATGGCGCTACCTGTGGTGGTCTTGGCGCTTTTTCCTACGATGCAAATGATCATTTTAATCCGTAATTCCGTCACCGATGTGATGAAAAACAATTACATCCGAGTAGCAAGAATTCGCGGTTTATCCAATGTACAAATCATTGTCAAACACGTACTCCACAATGCCATCCCACCCGTACTGCCTAAAATCGGCGCACAGCTGTCAAGCATGATGGCATTGGTATTTATTACTGAATCTATTTTTAATTGGCCCGGAATTGGCCGTTGGTTGCTCGATGCATTATTCAATCGCGACTTTCAATCCATCCAGGCTGGCGTCATGGTGGTCGCCACTGTCGTGTTAACGGCTAATATTTTATCTGAGTTACTCGCCGTACTGATCAACCCAAGAATGAGGAATGACTGGTATGCAGCCAAATAGCGTTTATCAAGAAGAGCATATCCCTACACAATTTGAACGGTTTTGGCGCAGTTATCGTAGCAATAACTTGGCCATGTTTGGCTTGTGGTGCTTTTTATTGATTTTACTGATCACGGTACTCTCACCTTGGATTGCCCCCCATGATCCGCAAATGCAAAGTAACCACCTTCTCACTCCGCCATCATGGGACACCAACGGTACCGTTGACTATTTTCTCGGTACCGACGATTTAGGTCGCGATATCTTGTCGCGTTTGATTATTGGTTCGCAAAGTACCGTCGGATTAGCCTTAATAGTGACATTAATTGCCGGTGTTATCGGCGGGCTGATTGGCGTATTTGCCGGTATGACCAAGGGATTATTATCGAGTACACTAAATCACTTACTCGATACCATCATGGCCATCCCTTCACTGCTACTGGCTATTGTTATCGTCGCCTTTTTAGGGTTTGGGGAAATTAATGTCGCCTTTGCCATTGGTTTGTCTTTAATTCCCGGGTTTATCCGCTCGGTTTATACTGCGGTCAGTCGCGAAGTCAAAAAAGATTACATCATGGCCGCGAGACTCGATGGCGCCAAAGATTTTTACTTGCTATGGCATTCGATCATGCCCAATATCTTAACCGTCATTTCGGCCGAATTGACCATGGCTTTGTCTTTGGCCATTCTCGATATGGCGGCTTTGGGCTTTTTAGGCCTGGGTGCCCAAGCGCCTAGTACAGAATGGGGGGCAATTTTGGGCGATTCCGTTGAACTGCTTTATTTGGCCCCTTGGACCGTTACCTTACCAGGCTTGTTTATTATGTTTACCGTTGTTGTTATTAACCTCGTCGGTGAAGGAACCAGACAAGCACTTAACGCGGGGATTGAATAAATGCCATTATTGGATATTCGCCACCTCACCATTGAAATTGAAACCCCTCAAGGTCGTGTCAAAGCCGTTGATCGCATGAGTTTAACTTTAACCGAAGGTGAAATTCGCGGCTTAGTCGGTGAGTCTGGCTCTGGTAAAAGCTTGGTCGCCAAAGCCCTTGTTGGAGTATGTAAAGAAAATTGGCGTGTCAGTGCCGACCGAATGCGTCTTGGCAATATCGATTTATTGCAGTTGTCCGCCAAAGAACGGCGCCGAGTGATCGCCCGCGATATTGCGATGATATTTCAAGAGCCCAGTACTTGTTTTGACCCATCCGAAAGCGTTGGCAATCAATTAATGGAGTCGATTCCCAACCGAGCACTCAAGCGCCCGTGGCCATTTCGAGCCGCAGAAAGGCGCAAGCAAGCCATCGCTCTATTACACAAAGTCGGTATCAAAGAGCACAAGCGAATTATGCAAAGCTATTCCTACGATTTAACCGATGGGGAATGTCAAAAGGTCATGATTGCCATGGCGATCGCCAACAAACCCAAAATATTGGTCGCCGACGAACCAACCAATGACCTTGACCCCATTACTCAAGCGCAAATTCTTCGCCTGCTCAGCCGTATGAATCAAATTGGCAATACTACGATCCTCTTGATCGGCCACGATCTCAATACCATTACCCACTGGGCTAAACGGATCACAGTCATGTATTGTGGACAGTCAGTTGAGTCTGCAGAAACGGCCAAACTGCTCAACGAGCCAAAGCACCCTTACACTGTGGCCCTGCTCAATGCGATGCCCAATTTTGCCGAGCGCATTCCCCATAAACACAAATTACAATCGTTACCAGGCTCGATTCCGCCACTTCAGCACTTACCGATAGGATGCAGGCTCGGGCCTCGCTGCCCGTATGCGCAACGACAATGCGTTGAAATACCTTATACTCGCACCATAAAGAACCACAAATTCAGTTGTCATTTTCCTTTAAACTTTACGGAGCCAAAGCCAAAATATGAGCGCATTGTTGGAAGTTGAGCAGTTAAGCAAACACATCGTCACGCGCTCAGGCTTGTTTCGCAAACAAGTCACTGAGATTGTAAAACCGATGAGTTTTCAACTCGAAGTGGGTGAAACCCTGAGTTTTATCGGTCAAAATGGCTCAGGAAAATCGACTTTGGTCAAAATGCTCGCAGGCATAATTGAACCCAGCTCAGGGCAAATTCGCGTTAATGGCGAGCGGCTAGAGCATCGCGATTACAGCACTCGTTGCAAGCTGATCCGCATGATATTTCAAGATCCCAATACCTCGCTTAACCCAAGGTTGCAAATAGGCCGTATTCTAGAGGGGCCACTACAACGCAATACTAATATGTCGAGTGATGAACGAGTAAAACGAGTAAAAGAAACCTTGATTCGAGTAGGATTGTTGCCTGAACACGCGTATTTCTACCCACAAATGTTAGCGTCAGGACAAAAACAAAGAGTGTGCCTTGCCAGAGCTTTGGTGTTACAGCCTTCGGTCATCATTGCCGATGAAGCCCTCAATGGCCTCGATATGGCGATGCGCTCGCAAATCATTAATTTGTTTCTCTCTTTACAAGAAGAAATGGGCGTTTCCTTTGTTTATGTATCACAACACATTGGCGTGGTGAAACACATCAGTGATAAAGTCATGGTCATGCACCAAGGGGAAGTCGTTGAATGTGGATTAACTCAAGAGGTGATTAACCATGGCCAGCACCCGATTACTCAACGTTTGGTGGAAAACCATTTTTACCACTCTCCAACGCGCTAGTTTTATCGGTTTACTTGGATGCTTTACCATCAACTCATCAATGGCTTCTTCACCGGATGAGCACTGGAAAAATGCTGACTACATCACCTATGCTTTTCGCGAGATAGCACTACACAACGAATACGACACCACACATACTCAGCAACCTCTGCGCAAGTGGCAAGGCCCAATCCGCTATTGGATTGAGCATCAAGTTGGTCAGCAAGCACCTCATCAACAACTGGTCGAACTGCATTTTCAGCATCTTGCCAGTCTCACTGGACTGTCAATTACCACCGCAAGCAGCCGAAAAGCCGCCAACTTTGTCATTGTGTTTACTCAGGCCTCTCACTTTGAGAGAGCCGTAAGAACAACCTTAGGTAAAGCACCGATTGACGATGCGATATGTCAAGCGGCTTTACGTATTCGCTCTCACCGTATCACGTTTGCCGGTACCGTCATTCCTGTGGATTATGCTCGAGAAAAAGGCAAACTGTTGGCCTGTATTGTCGAAGAGCTTACCCAGTCACTGGGCTTGCCCAATGACTCAGACAAGGTTTTTCCGTCGATTTTTAATGATGCTTCACCCAACGACTTGCTAAGCCCCTTAGACGTGATCTTACTGAAATTACTTTACCACCCGGCACTAAAAAGCAGTGCGCCGATGTCAACGAATTTAACCACCATTCAACGTCTCGCCCAGCAATTTGCCAAGCCATCAGAGGTGGAAAAGGCCGAAGAGCAGGCTCGCTTTGCCCCTCTTGCTCAACTGGTCAATTAACACAGTATCGCGCCACCATCGATAAACGGGCTAGGCTTACCCCCTGCAATCCCGGCTATTTTGTAATCTTGCTCACATTTTAAACACAACAAGACAATAATATTGCCGTCAACAACTTGTCATGATCTAGTATTAGTTTAGGCCAAAGGAAAGGCTGATGTCCCTATTTATGTCTAGGAGTCGAATATGGAAGCACAATGGTTACCCACTCAACAAGAAGAGCGCAACGACTGTCCGTTGGTCGAATGGCGAATGTTACAACCTCAGCAAGTTACTGAATTTTGGTCTGCTCAAGAGTCATTAGTCACCTCTGCGCGCGACATAGATAACTGATTAACTAACATCCGACTCATCAAACGTATGTTGCCACCCCGTGGTCACTGCTACATTGGTTATTATTACGTTAGTTCTTGAAAACGTGGCCATTGCTATTGATGTGCTTAAGCCATTAATTCAAAATGAGCTAAAATACCCAAGACGTGGTGAGGAGAAACATGTCTAAGTTACTCATTATTGGTGGCGGTTGGCTCGGCTCGCCACTGGCCAATCAATTGGTGCGGTCAAATCAGTTCAAAAACAGTCAGGTGCACGTCGTTCGTAGAAGCGTGCGTGAAGAGACCTTACCCCCATCAGTGATTTTGCACCACTTGGACCTCAATCAAGACAGCGGACGACAATCACTCGCCGAGCTAATGACCACTCATGGCTTTGATCTTGTCATTGGGTGTTTCCCTCCAGGATTTCGCCACGGTAAAGGAGAGCATTACCTGTCTCACTGGCAATGTATCGCCGAACTGTGTCACCAGACACAAGTCAAGCAGGTCATTCAAATCAGTTCAACGTCCGTCTACCCTGATCAATCCGCCATCATGAAAGAAGAAGACGCCAGTTTAGCGCTTGCAAAAAACAACCCTCTTTTTGGTGACAAGGCCATCGCAATGCTCGACGCTGAGGCGACACTGAGTCATCGCGGATTTAAAAGCACGATTTTACGCTGCAGTGGCTTAATTGGACCGTCTCGCCATCCCGCCCGATTCGCAGCTCGCCTGAAAAGCGTCAGTACCCAGGCGAGTGCAAATATGGTGCACCAAAGTGATGTGATAAGAGCGATTGAATTTTGCCTTACCCATCAGTGTGAAGGTATTTATAACCTGTCTTGCCCAACCTCAGTCAGTAAAGCAGAATTCTATCGCGTTGCCATTGAAACAGCCAAGCTAAGTGCTCCCTTGCCGCCGCAGTCACCGTCACCGGGAAAAACCATCAATGGCGATTTGATTACCAAACAAGGATTTCAATATCAGTACCCTCATAGCCTTGATGCCATTAAGGCGATTGAGTTTACCTCAAGCGAGTAAACTTGCTTAACGGGCGTTATTGGCTTGGTCTAGCGCGCTTTTATAGTGTTGACGACAAACTGACTCGTAGCGCTCATTACCACCAATGGCTACTTGGTCCCCTTCGGCAATCGCTTTACCGTTTTCATCCGTGCGGATCACCATATTGGCTTTACGCCCGCAGTGACAGATGGTTTTTAATTCAACCAATTTGTCTGCCCAAGCGAGCAGGTACTGACTGCCCTCGAAAAGCTCACCGCGAAAATCGGTGCGCAGACCGTAGCAAAGCACCGGAATATCGAGTTTATCGACCACTTCGGTTAATTGATACACTTGCGCTTTGGTTAAAAACTGGCACTCATCAATTAAAATACAGTGGTGAGGCTGTTGCTGATGCATGTGTTGTATTTGGGCCAGCAAATCTGTGTCGCTATCGTATAACTCGGCATCGGATTGTAGCCCGATACGCGAAGCCACTTTGCCAATGCCGTAGCGGTCATCAATACGAGCGGTAAAAATGACCGGGTTCATGCCCCGCTCGCGATAGTTAAACGAAGATTGTAACAAGGTGGTCGATTTACCGGCATTCATCGCCGAGTAATAAAAATACATTTGCGCCAAAACCAAGGCCTCTAAAAATCATCCAATGTCATCATAAAAAAGGCTGTGATCAATCACAGCCTCATCCCGAGTAAATTATTTGCGTCGCCAAGTGGTGCCTTGCGGGCCATCTTCGAGCACAATACCCAATTCGTTGAGCTTATCGCGAGCCAGATCGGCATTGGCCCAATCTTTAGCAGCACGTGAATCATTGCGAAGTTTGATCAACGCTTCAATCTCAGCAACATCTTCATCGCTGTCTGCGCCACCTTGTAAAAAGGCTTCGGGCGCTTGATTTAAAATGCCAATCACATCGGCCAGTTGTTTTAACACGCTGCCAAGTGCGCTTGCTTTGGTG from Vibrio sp. HB236076 carries:
- a CDS encoding ABC transporter permease subunit — its product is MFLYTLRRINLFIITLLILTLVGYSLLRLDTDSAWAHADFFSGWYRYLLELIQFNFGTNQQGLPISEELKIVFPATLELCVTAFFVSLLIGLPAGVLAGMKPGKWQDTVISFLSMAGSSAPIFWIAMLLIMTFSLHLAFFPVSGRYNLLYEIPNVTGFASIDALLSDSAYRMAAFYSVLRHMALPVVVLALFPTMQMIILIRNSVTDVMKNNYIRVARIRGLSNVQIIVKHVLHNAIPPVLPKIGAQLSSMMALVFITESIFNWPGIGRWLLDALFNRDFQSIQAGVMVVATVVLTANILSELLAVLINPRMRNDWYAAK
- the sapA gene encoding ABC transporter substrate-binding protein SapA codes for the protein MKTYIRFTLGLLGVGFLSACDASPQVEQIRQSGFVYCGQAAPSTFNPQLVDSGITAEALSPQIYDRLVTLNPVTHRPEPSLARDWQISNNGKTYTFYLRRDVQFQTTDWFTPNRPLRAQDVVFSFQRILNHDNDYHEVNGGHYPWFTGIDFQNIVHSVTALDAHTVQFELNNANYAFLSDIATSHAVILSQEYAQQLAARDEKNHIDRFPVGTGPFYLEHYKTGDWIRLKRNEAYWGEKAKMKQVVFDVSKRGTGTLAKLLRQECDVLNSPISSQIPIIEDNEKLQLTATPAMNVAFVAINTQRAVVNNPRVRHALNLAINRQNILDSVYYGRGVRADTLLPPSSWAYRRDSITIRYDRNYALALLRDANVKAGTQLTMFVPLEPRAYNPSPRKTAELIKSNLADIGIALDIITDKEMQKPSREQLSHIDLLLTGWIGDSGEPDNFLRPLLSCEGKIAGINISHWCNEDFDVLLDLALETERFRYRRNIYFQAQNIMNQDFPVIPLAHGMQYRVSDTSLQGFINSPFNAQPFNLVERVH
- a CDS encoding NAD-dependent epimerase/dehydratase family protein; this encodes MSKLLIIGGGWLGSPLANQLVRSNQFKNSQVHVVRRSVREETLPPSVILHHLDLNQDSGRQSLAELMTTHGFDLVIGCFPPGFRHGKGEHYLSHWQCIAELCHQTQVKQVIQISSTSVYPDQSAIMKEEDASLALAKNNPLFGDKAIAMLDAEATLSHRGFKSTILRCSGLIGPSRHPARFAARLKSVSTQASANMVHQSDVIRAIEFCLTHQCEGIYNLSCPTSVSKAEFYRVAIETAKLSAPLPPQSPSPGKTINGDLITKQGFQYQYPHSLDAIKAIEFTSSE
- a CDS encoding ABC transporter permease subunit produces the protein MQPNSVYQEEHIPTQFERFWRSYRSNNLAMFGLWCFLLILLITVLSPWIAPHDPQMQSNHLLTPPSWDTNGTVDYFLGTDDLGRDILSRLIIGSQSTVGLALIVTLIAGVIGGLIGVFAGMTKGLLSSTLNHLLDTIMAIPSLLLAIVIVAFLGFGEINVAFAIGLSLIPGFIRSVYTAVSREVKKDYIMAARLDGAKDFYLLWHSIMPNILTVISAELTMALSLAILDMAALGFLGLGAQAPSTEWGAILGDSVELLYLAPWTVTLPGLFIMFTVVVINLVGEGTRQALNAGIE
- a CDS encoding thymidine kinase — translated: MAQMYFYYSAMNAGKSTTLLQSSFNYRERGMNPVIFTARIDDRYGIGKVASRIGLQSDAELYDSDTDLLAQIQHMHQQQPHHCILIDECQFLTKAQVYQLTEVVDKLDIPVLCYGLRTDFRGELFEGSQYLLAWADKLVELKTICHCGRKANMVIRTDENGKAIAEGDQVAIGGNERYESVCRQHYKSALDQANNAR
- a CDS encoding ATP-binding cassette domain-containing protein: MSALLEVEQLSKHIVTRSGLFRKQVTEIVKPMSFQLEVGETLSFIGQNGSGKSTLVKMLAGIIEPSSGQIRVNGERLEHRDYSTRCKLIRMIFQDPNTSLNPRLQIGRILEGPLQRNTNMSSDERVKRVKETLIRVGLLPEHAYFYPQMLASGQKQRVCLARALVLQPSVIIADEALNGLDMAMRSQIINLFLSLQEEMGVSFVYVSQHIGVVKHISDKVMVMHQGEVVECGLTQEVINHGQHPITQRLVENHFYHSPTR
- a CDS encoding DUF2927 domain-containing protein, with protein sequence MASTRLLNVWWKTIFTTLQRASFIGLLGCFTINSSMASSPDEHWKNADYITYAFREIALHNEYDTTHTQQPLRKWQGPIRYWIEHQVGQQAPHQQLVELHFQHLASLTGLSITTASSRKAANFVIVFTQASHFERAVRTTLGKAPIDDAICQAALRIRSHRITFAGTVIPVDYAREKGKLLACIVEELTQSLGLPNDSDKVFPSIFNDASPNDLLSPLDVILLKLLYHPALKSSAPMSTNLTTIQRLAQQFAKPSEVEKAEEQARFAPLAQLVN
- a CDS encoding oligopeptide/dipeptide ABC transporter ATP-binding protein encodes the protein MPLLDIRHLTIEIETPQGRVKAVDRMSLTLTEGEIRGLVGESGSGKSLVAKALVGVCKENWRVSADRMRLGNIDLLQLSAKERRRVIARDIAMIFQEPSTCFDPSESVGNQLMESIPNRALKRPWPFRAAERRKQAIALLHKVGIKEHKRIMQSYSYDLTDGECQKVMIAMAIANKPKILVADEPTNDLDPITQAQILRLLSRMNQIGNTTILLIGHDLNTITHWAKRITVMYCGQSVESAETAKLLNEPKHPYTVALLNAMPNFAERIPHKHKLQSLPGSIPPLQHLPIGCRLGPRCPYAQRQCVEIPYTRTIKNHKFSCHFPLNFTEPKPKYERIVGS